A window of Hydrogenispora ethanolica contains these coding sequences:
- a CDS encoding GNAT family N-acetyltransferase, with product MSAVTFEELREESLPEVLAIYTHYVQNTTATFHAHALSLAEMREVVFFDSPKYQTYAIRAASGVICGYVLLTQHKKREAYDGTAEVTIYLHPDFTGQGIGGQAIAFIEKAARERNFHVLVATICGQNAASIQLFERNGFSRCAHYREVGRKFGQLLDVVAYQKIIS from the coding sequence ATGTCAGCCGTGACATTTGAAGAACTCCGCGAGGAATCATTGCCGGAAGTGTTGGCCATCTACACGCATTACGTCCAAAACACCACCGCGACCTTTCACGCCCATGCGTTATCTCTGGCGGAAATGCGCGAGGTGGTCTTTTTTGACAGCCCCAAGTATCAGACCTATGCGATCAGAGCGGCCTCCGGTGTGATCTGCGGCTATGTGTTGTTGACCCAGCACAAGAAGAGAGAAGCTTACGACGGCACCGCCGAGGTGACGATCTATCTGCATCCGGACTTCACCGGCCAGGGAATCGGCGGCCAGGCGATAGCTTTTATCGAGAAAGCCGCCAGGGAGCGGAACTTTCACGTGCTGGTCGCCACGATCTGCGGCCAGAACGCAGCGAGCATCCAGCTGTTCGAGCGGAACGGTTTCAGCCGCTGCGCTCATTACCGGGAAGTGGGGCGCAAATTCGGGCAATTGTTGGATGTAGTGGCGTATCAGAAGATCATTTCGTAA
- a CDS encoding biotin/lipoyl-containing protein, protein MKKKISFMLTAFRDGFQSVYGARVFSKDYLPVVEEAAQAGIEHLEAGGGAMFQSPYFYCNEDAFAVMDAFRKAAGPKANLQTLSRGINVVALDSQPGDIIKLHAQLFKKHGMTTIRNFDALNDVNNLIYSGKCIKEAGLNHEVTVTMMELPPNCEGAHTPEFYINTLKKILDAGIPYDSVCFKDASGTSRPQKVFDTIQQAKKLLGDQVKLVFHSHETAGSGTVAYRAAIDAGVDQLDLSLAPVSGGTCQPDLITMWHVLRGTEYDLDIDIFKIMKLEESFKAAMKDYFLPPEATKVEPIIPFFPMPGGALTANTQMLRDNQLLDKYPEVIAAMGEAVAKGGFGTSVTPVSQFYFQQAFNNVMFGPWKKIAQGYGKMVLGYFGKTPVAPDPEVIAIAQEQLKLEPTTESPLVINDRNPKKGVAASKKVLEDEGLPVTDENIFIIASCAEKGVAFLKGNGTIGVRKAAKQEVAAAATAEGAAQKPNSYLIKLDGKSYNVKLEDSKAIVNGKTYNFEVGAGSQETAPAPTVSLGDAQPITSALPGLVLRVEKKAGDSVNENETVVVIESMKMENALSSPVTGQVVSIQVSPGQQIAAGTVVATVAKRG, encoded by the coding sequence ATGAAAAAGAAGATTAGTTTTATGCTAACGGCGTTTCGTGACGGTTTTCAATCCGTCTACGGAGCGCGGGTATTTTCCAAGGACTATTTGCCGGTGGTGGAAGAAGCCGCCCAAGCGGGTATCGAGCATTTGGAAGCCGGCGGCGGCGCAATGTTCCAATCGCCTTATTTTTATTGCAATGAAGACGCTTTTGCCGTAATGGACGCTTTCCGGAAGGCGGCGGGGCCCAAAGCCAACCTGCAGACCCTTTCGCGCGGCATCAATGTGGTGGCGCTGGATTCTCAACCCGGCGACATTATCAAGCTCCATGCCCAACTCTTTAAGAAACACGGCATGACCACGATTCGCAATTTCGATGCCCTGAATGACGTCAACAACCTGATTTACTCGGGAAAATGCATCAAGGAAGCCGGCCTCAACCACGAAGTCACGGTCACCATGATGGAGCTGCCTCCCAATTGCGAAGGGGCTCATACCCCGGAGTTCTACATCAACACTCTGAAAAAGATTTTGGACGCGGGGATTCCCTATGATTCGGTGTGTTTTAAAGACGCTTCCGGAACCAGCCGGCCCCAGAAAGTCTTCGATACGATCCAACAGGCCAAAAAGCTCCTGGGGGACCAGGTGAAACTGGTGTTCCATTCCCATGAGACCGCGGGTTCGGGTACGGTTGCCTACCGGGCGGCCATCGATGCCGGTGTCGACCAACTCGATCTTTCGTTGGCGCCGGTTTCCGGCGGGACCTGTCAGCCGGATCTGATCACCATGTGGCACGTGCTGCGCGGCACCGAGTACGATCTGGACATCGACATCTTTAAGATCATGAAACTCGAGGAGAGCTTCAAGGCGGCCATGAAGGATTATTTCCTGCCTCCGGAAGCTACCAAAGTGGAGCCGATCATTCCCTTCTTCCCGATGCCCGGCGGCGCGCTGACCGCCAACACGCAGATGTTGCGCGACAATCAATTGCTGGATAAGTATCCGGAGGTCATCGCCGCCATGGGCGAGGCGGTGGCCAAGGGCGGTTTTGGCACCTCGGTGACCCCGGTTTCCCAGTTCTATTTCCAACAGGCTTTCAATAACGTGATGTTCGGGCCGTGGAAAAAGATCGCGCAAGGGTACGGCAAGATGGTTTTGGGGTATTTCGGCAAGACCCCGGTGGCCCCCGATCCCGAAGTTATCGCCATCGCCCAGGAACAGCTCAAACTGGAGCCGACGACCGAAAGCCCCTTGGTGATCAATGACCGCAATCCCAAGAAGGGCGTGGCGGCCTCTAAGAAAGTTCTGGAGGATGAAGGGCTGCCGGTGACCGACGAGAATATCTTCATCATCGCCAGCTGCGCGGAGAAGGGCGTTGCCTTCTTAAAGGGCAATGGCACCATCGGCGTGCGGAAGGCGGCCAAGCAGGAAGTGGCCGCGGCCGCCACTGCGGAAGGGGCGGCTCAAAAGCCGAATTCCTATCTCATCAAGCTGGATGGCAAATCCTATAACGTGAAATTGGAAGATTCCAAGGCGATCGTGAATGGGAAGACCTATAACTTTGAGGTCGGCGCCGGAAGCCAAGAGACCGCTCCGGCGCCCACAGTAAGCTTGGGCGATGCCCAGCCGATCACTTCCGCCCTTCCCGGACTGGTTTTGCGGGTCGAGAAGAAAGCGGGCGACTCCGTTAATGAGAACGAGACCGTGGTGGTCATCGAATCCATGAAGATGGAGAACGCGTTGAGTTCGCCGGTAACGGGCCAGGTTGTCTCCATTCAAGTATCTCCGGGCCAACAGATTGCGGCCGGCACCGTCGTGGCGACTGTCGCCAAGCGCGGCTGA
- a CDS encoding alpha/beta hydrolase family protein: MNGPTFHREAVAQIDREQLLEFGLSGQWGNFLSRLFVTDILKWFLGQTLKTILYPKVAFWKVRYASQNARGAEAILSGLVIVPLDGLNRPVPDTLLGFQHGTVLEKRLAPSTFDLSRPLDYLEVLIAAAYAMDGYTVVIADYPGLGVDPGDHPYMNAKPLAVSVADLLVAVKNQICASSGFPNPRLFLTGYSEGGYATMAVARELQSNRKYAGPLRVLAAAPLAGAYDLSGTMRELMLQKAAYGDGYYLPMTIRGLHACYGDAYGDGIFTGARALKPEYQFLFDLVDGYHPVDEVQKYMPPVPREILAPAFIAQLENERSAACRALRENDLYHWTPEMPMYLYHSPDDDRVPYANSRIASASFMRRKRMIPVVPTFSLPLPGSEHGKAAPVCFLTSSVWLKLFRKAAKN; the protein is encoded by the coding sequence ATGAACGGGCCGACGTTCCATCGGGAAGCTGTGGCGCAAATCGACCGGGAGCAGCTTCTGGAGTTCGGGCTTTCCGGGCAATGGGGAAACTTTTTGAGTCGCTTATTTGTGACGGATATCCTAAAATGGTTCCTGGGACAGACGCTGAAAACGATTCTCTATCCCAAAGTGGCATTTTGGAAGGTACGATACGCCTCCCAAAATGCCCGGGGGGCGGAGGCGATCCTTTCGGGCCTGGTCATTGTGCCGCTGGATGGGCTCAACCGGCCGGTTCCCGACACCTTGCTGGGATTCCAGCACGGGACGGTGCTGGAGAAGCGGCTCGCGCCGTCGACCTTCGATCTGAGCCGGCCCTTGGATTACCTTGAGGTTTTGATTGCCGCGGCGTACGCCATGGATGGGTATACGGTGGTCATCGCCGATTACCCGGGGTTGGGCGTGGATCCGGGCGACCATCCCTACATGAATGCCAAACCGTTGGCTGTCTCGGTCGCCGATCTGCTGGTCGCGGTGAAGAATCAGATCTGCGCCTCGAGCGGTTTTCCGAACCCTCGTCTGTTTCTGACCGGCTATTCCGAGGGCGGTTACGCGACGATGGCGGTGGCCCGGGAGCTTCAGTCCAACCGGAAATATGCCGGCCCGCTCCGGGTCCTTGCCGCCGCTCCGCTGGCCGGGGCCTACGATCTTTCCGGAACCATGCGCGAGCTGATGTTGCAAAAGGCAGCCTATGGGGACGGCTATTACCTGCCCATGACCATCCGCGGCCTGCATGCCTGCTACGGCGATGCCTACGGTGACGGCATCTTCACCGGGGCGAGGGCCTTGAAGCCGGAGTATCAATTCTTGTTTGACCTGGTGGATGGGTATCATCCGGTGGACGAAGTCCAAAAATATATGCCGCCGGTGCCACGGGAGATTCTCGCGCCGGCCTTCATCGCCCAGCTGGAGAATGAGCGCAGTGCAGCCTGCCGGGCCTTGCGGGAGAACGACCTCTATCACTGGACGCCGGAGATGCCGATGTACCTGTATCACAGTCCCGATGACGACCGGGTGCCCTATGCCAACTCCCGGATCGCCAGCGCCAGCTTTATGCGGAGAAAAAGGATGATCCCGGTGGTGCCCACCTTTTCACTGCCGCTTCCCGGTTCGGAGCACGGCAAGGCCGCGCCGGTCTGTTTCCTGACGAGTTCGGTATGGCTGAAGCTGTTCCGGAAAGCGGCGAAAAACTAA
- a CDS encoding sodium ion-translocating decarboxylase subunit beta gives MNIDSILNVFQGIQTFAASPLSANLARIGLILLGLLLMYLGRKGILEPLLMIPMGLGMATINASVLFFDPLGLHGGLGTLFVEAQAGAGLSKVASAGDLMYILGIDWLQPIYTFTFSNGLIACFVFMGIGSLLDVGFLMARPFLSMFLALWAEFGTIFTLPIARFFGYSVKQSAAISMVGGADGPMVLFTSLKLAPELFVPIAVVAYLYLGLTYGGYPYLIRSLVPKKLRAIPMDPPKNKNFTEGQKMAFAAVCCVVLCLLFPVAAPLIFSLFFGVVIRESGIKPFQELLSGPILYISTMFLGLMLGVLCEANTILDPKVLPLLLLGILSLLLSGIGGLIGGYLAWFFSKGKVNPVIGIAGVSCVPTTAKVAQKIVHHDNPQAMVMPYALGANISGVITTAIIAGIFCTLIK, from the coding sequence ATGAATATCGATTCAATCCTCAATGTATTTCAGGGGATCCAAACGTTTGCAGCGTCGCCTTTGTCTGCCAATCTGGCACGGATCGGACTCATTTTGCTGGGACTTTTATTGATGTATCTGGGACGGAAGGGAATTTTGGAACCGTTGTTGATGATACCGATGGGCTTGGGAATGGCTACCATCAATGCGTCCGTTTTGTTCTTCGATCCGTTAGGTTTGCATGGCGGGTTGGGAACCTTGTTCGTGGAAGCCCAAGCTGGAGCCGGTTTGAGCAAGGTCGCCAGCGCCGGTGATTTAATGTATATTTTAGGGATCGATTGGCTGCAACCGATTTATACATTTACATTCTCGAATGGCTTGATTGCCTGTTTTGTGTTCATGGGAATCGGCTCGCTCCTGGATGTCGGGTTCCTGATGGCGCGACCATTCCTTTCCATGTTTTTAGCCTTATGGGCGGAGTTTGGAACCATTTTCACGTTGCCGATTGCCCGATTCTTCGGATACAGCGTGAAGCAGTCCGCGGCCATTTCCATGGTCGGCGGGGCGGACGGTCCGATGGTGCTTTTCACTTCGCTCAAGCTTGCTCCGGAACTGTTCGTTCCCATCGCCGTGGTGGCCTATTTGTATCTGGGTCTGACCTATGGCGGATATCCGTATCTCATTAGGTCGTTGGTCCCCAAAAAGCTGCGCGCGATTCCGATGGATCCACCGAAAAACAAGAACTTCACCGAAGGGCAGAAGATGGCTTTCGCCGCCGTTTGCTGCGTCGTGTTGTGCCTGCTCTTCCCGGTGGCGGCGCCGCTGATCTTCTCGCTCTTTTTTGGCGTGGTCATTCGTGAATCCGGTATCAAACCCTTCCAGGAACTTTTGAGTGGCCCCATTCTCTATATCTCCACCATGTTTTTAGGATTGATGCTGGGCGTGCTTTGCGAAGCGAATACCATCCTGGATCCCAAAGTCCTGCCCTTGTTATTGCTGGGAATCCTGTCGCTGCTGCTTTCGGGAATTGGCGGCTTAATCGGCGGTTATTTGGCCTGGTTCTTCTCCAAAGGCAAGGTGAACCCGGTCATCGGCATCGCCGGCGTCTCCTGTGTTCCGACGACCGCCAAGGTAGCCCAGAAGATCGTCCATCATGACAATCCGCAGGCGATGGTCATGCCCTATGCCTTGGGCGCCAATATCAGTGGCGTGATCACGACGGCCATTATCGCCGGCATCTTTTGCACATTGATCAAGTAA
- a CDS encoding DUF4180 domain-containing protein — MSINYAILGILSYKSLTGYDLKKIIQNSPFMYWSGNNNQIYKSLLELLDEGFVTSEVHHQESSPSKKIYTITNEGLAELKEWVISTPEPTEFKKTFLIQLAWADLLSTDELETILSGYENQVKMQLLIQRENMRRGKFSPNRTAREMSLWNLIHDNLISSYENELNWIQKVRRELCSHNGKETDKMQFKVIEKTNGRYIEYISAETPLCTEQDALDLIAICSENDTNHLIIHAEALSDDFFKLKTGVAGQMLQKFINFQVKTAAIIANEQLIHGKFKEMLAESNKGNSFRVFSSITDAENWLLNPK, encoded by the coding sequence ATGTCAATCAACTATGCAATCTTAGGAATTCTAAGCTATAAATCTTTAACCGGATATGATTTAAAAAAAATTATTCAAAATTCGCCTTTCATGTATTGGTCCGGCAATAATAATCAAATCTATAAATCATTGTTGGAACTACTTGACGAAGGATTTGTTACCAGTGAAGTTCATCATCAGGAAAGCTCCCCCTCAAAAAAGATATACACCATTACCAACGAAGGGTTGGCCGAGTTGAAAGAGTGGGTTATTTCCACTCCTGAACCTACGGAATTTAAGAAAACATTTCTGATTCAACTTGCTTGGGCGGACCTTCTAAGTACCGACGAACTTGAAACTATATTATCCGGATATGAAAATCAGGTCAAAATGCAATTATTAATACAAAGGGAAAATATGCGCAGAGGAAAATTCTCACCTAATCGAACTGCGCGGGAAATGAGTTTGTGGAATTTGATTCACGATAATTTAATCTCCTCCTACGAAAATGAATTGAACTGGATTCAAAAAGTTCGCCGGGAACTTTGTAGCCATAATGGAAAGGAGACAGACAAAATGCAATTCAAAGTTATAGAAAAGACTAACGGAAGATATATTGAATATATTTCCGCCGAAACACCGCTTTGCACGGAGCAGGATGCGCTGGATTTGATTGCGATATGCAGTGAAAATGATACCAATCACTTGATAATCCACGCTGAAGCGCTTTCAGACGATTTCTTCAAACTTAAAACAGGGGTAGCGGGACAGATGCTCCAAAAATTCATCAACTTTCAAGTTAAAACTGCAGCTATTATCGCAAATGAACAATTAATCCATGGAAAGTTCAAGGAAATGCTAGCGGAGTCCAACAAAGGAAACAGCTTTAGGGTTTTTAGCAGTATTACCGATGCGGAGAATTGGCTCCTGAACCCAAAATAA
- a CDS encoding alpha/beta hydrolase: MALIHCDFFSEVLDISTAMYVILPQPTQGQIGLKGRSFGTKHPVLYLLHGLSDDHTIWLRRTSIERYVAPLGLAVVMPAVNRSFYTDMERGYRYWTFISQELPEIARSFFPLSGEREENFVAGLSMGGYGAFKLALRHPEKFAAAASLSGALDIVSRVRDEARQPEFENIFGDPQKLIGSDNDLFHLAQKVAKSTGPKPLLYQCCGTEDFLYPDNIRFRDFFRRLPLALTYEEEPGTHEWGYWDRKIQRVLEWLPLRKDSQPVTGHP; this comes from the coding sequence ATGGCTTTGATTCATTGTGATTTTTTCTCGGAAGTCCTCGACATTTCCACCGCGATGTACGTGATCCTGCCACAGCCGACGCAAGGCCAGATCGGCCTGAAGGGCCGTTCCTTCGGTACAAAGCATCCCGTACTCTATCTGCTGCACGGCCTCTCCGATGATCACACCATCTGGCTGCGGCGGACCTCCATCGAGCGTTATGTGGCGCCGCTGGGATTGGCGGTCGTAATGCCGGCGGTCAACCGCAGTTTTTACACGGATATGGAGCGGGGTTACCGGTACTGGACTTTTATCAGCCAGGAGCTCCCCGAGATTGCCCGGTCGTTCTTCCCGCTATCCGGCGAGCGGGAGGAGAATTTCGTCGCCGGGCTGTCGATGGGCGGTTACGGCGCGTTCAAACTGGCATTGCGGCATCCGGAAAAGTTCGCCGCCGCAGCCAGTCTCTCAGGCGCGCTGGACATCGTCAGCCGAGTCCGGGACGAAGCCCGCCAACCGGAATTTGAAAACATCTTCGGCGATCCGCAAAAACTGATCGGGAGCGACAACGACCTCTTCCATCTGGCGCAAAAAGTGGCCAAGTCCACGGGTCCGAAACCTTTGCTCTACCAATGCTGCGGCACGGAGGATTTTTTGTATCCGGATAACATCCGCTTCCGCGATTTCTTCCGCCGGCTGCCGTTGGCGCTGACCTATGAAGAGGAGCCCGGCACCCATGAGTGGGGCTATTGGGACCGCAAGATCCAGCGCGTCCTGGAATGGCTGCCGCTCCGGAAAGACTCCCAACCGGTAACAGGGCATCCCTGA
- a CDS encoding GNAT family N-acetyltransferase: MAAPILRTKRLILKALEEKDADRLFAYRSDPEVYRYKGWKPRLRAEAVDFIRRNTVEFDRPGTWFQLGIYDRDSLELVGDAGLHFLEPEGLQVEIGYTIAPPHQRQGLAGEAVREVIGYLFRVMRKHRIIASVDPENAASLALAESLGLRREGHFRKSVWNGDYWEDDVIYAILAEEWSGTSGAIPGATDHSSGPTEGGGGPG, encoded by the coding sequence ATGGCAGCGCCCATTCTAAGGACAAAGCGCCTTATCCTGAAGGCCCTGGAGGAAAAGGATGCGGATCGGCTATTCGCTTACCGTTCGGATCCCGAAGTCTATCGCTATAAAGGCTGGAAGCCGCGGCTGCGGGCGGAAGCCGTGGACTTTATCCGCCGGAATACCGTGGAGTTCGACCGGCCGGGAACATGGTTTCAACTCGGCATCTATGACAGGGATTCCCTGGAGCTGGTGGGGGATGCGGGTTTGCATTTTCTGGAGCCGGAGGGGCTCCAAGTGGAGATCGGATACACCATCGCCCCGCCGCACCAGCGGCAAGGATTGGCCGGCGAGGCGGTCCGGGAGGTGATCGGGTACTTATTCCGGGTGATGCGGAAGCACCGCATCATCGCTTCGGTCGACCCGGAGAACGCCGCTTCCCTGGCCTTGGCGGAAAGCCTCGGCCTGCGCCGGGAAGGGCATTTTCGGAAAAGCGTCTGGAACGGTGATTATTGGGAAGATGACGTCATCTATGCCATTCTGGCGGAAGAGTGGTCGGGGACGAGCGGGGCGATTCCCGGGGCAACCGATCATTCGAGCGGTCCTACGGAGGGCGGAGGCGGTCCGGGATGA
- a CDS encoding alpha/beta fold hydrolase, translating to MKTKLAFKSQEGKTAILKSYDSLLENWPLPNEKFYVKTRYGSTFIIATGEKDAPPLILLHGSAFNSMMWIEDSREYSRNYRVYAIDIPGEPGRSDETQLSFSGPALVEWLLDVFSALKLEKASLLGISLGAWLSTKFSVCYPEKVDKLVLLCPAGIGPQRISFLFKALFYMLFGEKGMAELYKKINGNQPLPEVVLKYQKLLGKNFNFRREVIPLFSDLELKQLSMPVILFVGEKDIMLHSAVTAKRLGDLLPHAKINVLPGAGHTLINLTDRISAFLASNAQA from the coding sequence ATGAAAACTAAACTTGCTTTTAAGTCCCAAGAAGGAAAAACTGCTATTTTAAAATCATATGATTCATTACTTGAAAATTGGCCTTTGCCAAATGAAAAATTTTACGTTAAAACACGTTATGGGAGCACTTTTATAATCGCCACAGGTGAAAAAGATGCTCCGCCGCTGATCCTACTTCACGGTAGCGCATTCAACTCCATGATGTGGATAGAAGATTCACGTGAATATTCCCGTAACTATCGGGTATATGCGATAGATATACCCGGGGAACCGGGTAGAAGTGACGAAACTCAACTATCTTTCAGCGGTCCTGCTTTGGTAGAATGGCTTCTAGATGTTTTCAGTGCGTTAAAGTTGGAAAAAGCAAGTCTCCTCGGCATTTCATTGGGTGCGTGGCTGTCAACTAAGTTTTCCGTGTGTTATCCGGAAAAAGTAGATAAACTGGTATTACTATGTCCGGCAGGTATCGGACCGCAAAGAATTTCTTTCCTTTTTAAAGCGCTGTTTTATATGCTCTTCGGCGAAAAGGGAATGGCTGAATTATACAAAAAAATAAACGGAAATCAGCCCCTACCTGAAGTTGTCTTAAAATATCAGAAACTCCTCGGGAAAAACTTTAACTTTCGCCGCGAGGTCATTCCTTTATTTTCCGACCTTGAATTAAAGCAATTATCGATGCCTGTTATCCTGTTTGTGGGCGAAAAAGATATCATGCTTCATTCCGCGGTGACCGCCAAACGTTTGGGGGATTTACTTCCGCATGCTAAAATCAACGTTCTGCCGGGAGCCGGACATACCCTGATTAATCTTACGGATAGGATAAGTGCTTTCTTGGCATCAAACGCCCAAGCCTAA
- the mglC gene encoding galactose/methyl galactoside ABC transporter permease MglC, which translates to MDFKKIFGFIYQNAIYFVLLALVIIMAFIDPRFISITCLRDILLQSSTRMIIALGAVFAILTAGADLSAGRMVGLAAVISASMLQAPDYLRLFFPGLPQLPLLVPILIAILACTIFGFINGFIIARFGVAPFIATLGTMVIIYGANSIYFDMPPNQSQPIGGLRADFTNLGSGAIGSGPYSIPYIVIIAVVVTLIMWVLLNKTRFGKNTYAIGGNVNAAKVSGINVGRTTVWMYTIAGALYGLAGVLEAARTGGATNNYGNGYELDAIAACVVGGVSTTGGIGTVPGIVAGVLIFGVINYGLTFIGLNPYWQLIIKGLIIVSAVAVDIRKYLSKK; encoded by the coding sequence ATGGATTTCAAAAAGATCTTCGGCTTCATCTATCAAAATGCCATCTACTTCGTACTCTTGGCCCTGGTGATCATCATGGCCTTCATCGACCCGCGCTTCATCTCCATCACCTGTCTGCGGGACATCCTGTTGCAATCCTCGACCCGGATGATCATCGCCCTCGGCGCGGTCTTCGCCATCCTGACCGCCGGCGCCGACCTCTCGGCCGGCCGGATGGTGGGCCTGGCGGCGGTCATCTCCGCCTCGATGCTGCAAGCCCCGGACTACCTGCGGCTCTTCTTTCCGGGACTGCCGCAGCTGCCGCTGCTGGTTCCGATCCTGATCGCGATCCTGGCCTGCACGATCTTCGGCTTCATCAACGGCTTCATCATCGCCCGTTTCGGCGTGGCGCCGTTCATCGCCACCCTGGGCACGATGGTCATCATCTACGGCGCCAACTCCATCTACTTCGACATGCCGCCCAACCAGTCCCAGCCCATCGGCGGCCTGCGGGCCGACTTCACCAACCTGGGCTCGGGCGCCATCGGCAGCGGACCCTATTCCATTCCCTACATCGTGATCATCGCGGTGGTGGTGACCCTGATCATGTGGGTGCTGTTGAATAAGACCCGCTTCGGCAAGAACACCTACGCCATCGGCGGCAATGTCAACGCCGCCAAGGTCTCCGGCATCAATGTCGGCCGGACTACCGTCTGGATGTATACCATCGCCGGCGCCCTCTACGGTCTGGCCGGGGTGTTAGAGGCGGCCCGCACCGGCGGCGCCACCAACAACTACGGCAACGGCTACGAGCTGGACGCCATCGCCGCCTGCGTGGTGGGCGGGGTCTCGACTACCGGCGGTATCGGCACGGTCCCGGGGATCGTGGCCGGCGTGCTGATCTTCGGCGTCATCAATTACGGCCTGACTTTCATCGGGCTCAATCCCTACTGGCAGCTGATTATCAAGGGTCTGATCATTGTCAGCGCCGTGGCCGTCGATATCCGCAAGTATTTGAGTAAGAAGTGA
- a CDS encoding HU family DNA-binding protein produces the protein MTKTELIDKVAEESGLTKKDSGKVIDAVFDAMTQALASGEKVQLVGFGSFEVRKREARKGRNPQTGAEIEIAAQNAPVFTAGKALKDAVDK, from the coding sequence ATGACCAAGACCGAACTAATCGACAAAGTGGCTGAAGAAAGCGGCTTAACCAAAAAAGACTCCGGCAAGGTGATCGATGCCGTTTTTGATGCAATGACCCAGGCATTGGCGAGCGGAGAAAAAGTTCAACTGGTCGGCTTCGGCAGTTTTGAAGTCCGCAAACGGGAAGCCCGCAAAGGCCGCAATCCCCAAACCGGCGCCGAGATCGAAATCGCCGCGCAAAACGCTCCGGTGTTCACGGCCGGCAAAGCCTTGAAAGACGCCGTGGACAAATAA